A single genomic interval of uncultured Desulfobulbus sp. harbors:
- a CDS encoding 5-formyltetrahydrofolate cyclo-ligase, which produces MNKKTTAQRSSLRRRILAVRNGISARDRALLDGRILQRILALSVVQEKTCFFIYCSYQTEVATETLIDALLAQGKTVTVPLTDAVNSSMQAVVVREPKKELFPGYKNIPEPDPRIVPQRIVPPECIEVALIPGSVFDRQGNRLGYGGGYYDRFLALQAPQALRIGLAYGFQVVERLPAQLHDVPMDILVTESDLFSWSRDRTP; this is translated from the coding sequence ATGAATAAAAAGACAACCGCACAGCGATCAAGCCTGCGCCGCAGAATTCTGGCAGTGCGCAATGGGATATCCGCCAGGGATCGGGCATTGCTTGATGGCCGAATTTTGCAGAGGATTTTGGCCTTGTCGGTCGTGCAGGAGAAGACCTGTTTTTTTATCTACTGCAGTTACCAGACAGAGGTCGCCACCGAAACCTTGATAGACGCGCTGCTCGCCCAGGGAAAAACCGTCACCGTCCCCCTCACCGATGCGGTCAACTCCAGCATGCAGGCAGTGGTCGTTAGAGAGCCAAAAAAGGAGTTGTTCCCCGGTTACAAAAACATTCCCGAACCAGATCCCAGGATTGTACCGCAGCGGATCGTTCCCCCAGAGTGTATCGAGGTCGCCCTCATTCCGGGATCGGTTTTCGATCGTCAGGGCAACAGGCTCGGCTATGGCGGGGGCTATTATGATAGGTTTCTCGCCCTTCAGGCCCCTCAAGCCCTGCGCATCGGCCTGGCCTACGGATTTCAGGTGGTTGAACGTCTTCCCGCCCAGCTCCACGATGTTCCCATGGATATACTGGTGACGGAGAGCGATCTCTTCAGTTGGTCGCGAGACAGGACCCCTTAG
- a CDS encoding glycosyltransferase family 1 protein, protein MKICIATDAWHPQINGVVTTLTRTTETLRSWGHEVMVLSPDQFKTFPCPTYPEIRLSMVSGASIGKMLNQFAPEAVHVATEGPIGWTTRRSCRKLGLKFTTSYHTRFPEYVRMRAPVPMAMSYALIRGFHQAAERTMAAPTIIDELAARKFSHLVPWTRGVDTRLFRPREENLPINREPHFVYVGRVAPEKNLCAFLDLQLPGKKWVIGDGPSLNLLRANYPQVRFFGAKRNEDLVHHLAQADVFVFPSLTDTFGVVLLEANACGVPVAAFPVTGPRYLVREGVNGCLDSDLQAACLRALDVSRDSCRQLATQYSWERCTRQFLGNLALNGATLRVEETKGSCLATN, encoded by the coding sequence ATGAAGATCTGTATCGCAACAGATGCCTGGCATCCACAAATTAACGGGGTGGTGACCACCCTCACCCGGACCACGGAGACCCTTCGTTCCTGGGGGCATGAGGTGATGGTGCTCAGTCCTGATCAGTTCAAGACCTTTCCCTGCCCGACCTATCCGGAAATCCGCCTGTCCATGGTCAGCGGAGCTTCCATCGGCAAAATGCTCAACCAGTTTGCCCCCGAAGCGGTCCATGTTGCCACCGAAGGACCGATCGGCTGGACCACCCGCCGCAGCTGCCGCAAACTCGGATTGAAATTCACCACCTCCTACCACACCCGCTTTCCCGAGTATGTACGCATGCGGGCGCCGGTGCCCATGGCCATGAGCTATGCCCTCATCCGCGGGTTTCATCAGGCCGCCGAGCGCACCATGGCCGCACCGACCATTATCGATGAGCTGGCTGCTCGGAAATTTTCCCATCTGGTCCCCTGGACGCGCGGCGTGGATACCCGGTTGTTTCGACCAAGGGAAGAGAACCTGCCGATCAACAGGGAACCCCATTTTGTCTATGTGGGGCGGGTGGCGCCGGAAAAGAATTTGTGCGCCTTTCTCGATTTGCAATTGCCGGGGAAAAAATGGGTGATCGGCGATGGACCGAGCCTGAATCTTCTACGGGCGAACTACCCCCAGGTCCGATTTTTCGGCGCCAAACGCAATGAGGATCTCGTCCATCACCTGGCACAGGCGGATGTGTTCGTCTTCCCCAGCCTGACCGATACCTTTGGTGTGGTCTTGCTCGAGGCCAATGCCTGCGGCGTGCCGGTGGCGGCCTTTCCGGTGACAGGCCCCAGGTATCTGGTCCGTGAAGGGGTCAACGGCTGTCTGGATAGCGATCTTCAGGCGGCCTGCCTGCGGGCACTGGATGTGTCCCGCGACAGCTGCCGCCAGTTGGCGACCCAGTATTCCTGGGAGCGCTGTACCCGCCAGTTCCTGGGTAACCTGGCACTTAACGGTGCAACGCTGCGGGTTGAAGAGACTAAGGGGTCCTGTCTCGCGACCAACTGA